One Thermoplasma volcanium GSS1 genomic window carries:
- a CDS encoding tetratricopeptide repeat protein, translating into MVDAKLTKNLMIKINAIIAEKDQDKKLQRIDDLISLLRNTNPDDIDKKEIDPFVSVLVRNVSDENQLRELITLLDSIVPQNKGLLETKVVDLYKNGYYDDVVKIITSDNYFCSIDSIISLLVSSSGHIERYDAAALYLSKCGRYEEKIVQMYAERNRNPDTTKAIIEGYVNGNHCEMAIKFIMEIMSREQSELYLGPLINCSIKTDDKDGMRAALDFALKIDISDADLIKKLVQAALSLGEYTIGKELAKNGLKLKPADKDLMKWLALCLSKSGNYGEAIETYKDLLTSYPDDIDATIDLMDLLYEHGKASEYLYVVEKIGRNQLRPLDYIRLIQLMKASGDIGKAVELAKEAYKKFPSEDDVIIEYARIVDEIGNKGESFDAYSKLFDKGGKEAQSFILNYLFSRERYEEFVKRFESSDNEDVKDEFKGKLAASFVYLGFFDNFNKLVKENKNLLDDPDTVDSVFYKVRDKEALEILNSLDIKGSYVSVVLDRLQGREIRGSDYLLDYAVSKCSKSIAYISAETYFRRMISLPDKVRSALSTNCLSEIYDIFDILTKIKGGTNSGIYEDRPRYLYCFSSTFIDAGKLDDAYKLLQRYEKEVDPFYYFTYAKLLWKSGRNKEASRMVEKAIELFPNIDFHILHLNVDPESCLESIQAIFDIDAAMIPYDVLQSLIEDHPDLVSEAVNFLISRGIDDVRLLRLSRDVYLKNKDIGDALKVSSRIISQSSESRDIAIHYRILKEIDLDAALAFMKNNIDTFNGKEELIEAGELMYSKRKYEDAISAFRKAIRLGVNPLSIPHYLDSLIETGSYAEAEDLVGRQISMDVYAVKLFFREGKISEIVNYLTDTQEKDNAVLRYIVQQGWDNPDVKKATFDYYKSTGDTEIGKVIAKRLLNENKLDEALEILRQIHDTDESDAEASIMTTDVLRRQGKLTEAYEIAASAAAQCSDTECEKELYRRIYSIMYDLGMYSQIVKIFKKRKEKDNNVIPYVVKSMVELKQFDDAEEVLSSFSTLPEAVKNALESYINQGRYLDRLNKYASRVLSHEFKAGKIMPIDESVKKSDVPEDMIQDIRDFLTGEKYIGKVDENKLEELSGDVIKRIALKLKISDLSSIKINTVYAFLQDDSAIMAKNLYLYIKRAKYTPHIFTQSDVEAIRGSFSEIATSNPIDVIKRYGVGIKKAYALIEAAKSLLQNEDGSLKQN; encoded by the coding sequence ATGGTGGATGCAAAGTTAACTAAAAATCTCATGATCAAGATAAATGCCATTATAGCCGAAAAAGACCAAGATAAGAAATTACAAAGGATAGATGATCTAATAAGCCTACTCCGAAATACAAATCCCGATGATATAGACAAAAAGGAAATAGACCCGTTTGTGTCGGTACTTGTTAGGAACGTTTCAGATGAAAACCAGCTTCGGGAGCTTATAACTTTACTTGACTCAATTGTGCCCCAAAATAAAGGGCTTTTGGAAACAAAGGTAGTAGATCTCTACAAAAATGGATACTACGATGACGTTGTAAAGATAATTACTTCGGACAATTATTTTTGTTCAATCGACAGCATTATAAGCCTGCTTGTTAGCAGTTCAGGCCACATAGAAAGATACGACGCAGCAGCCCTCTATCTTTCAAAGTGCGGAAGGTATGAGGAAAAGATAGTACAAATGTACGCTGAGAGAAACAGAAATCCTGACACAACCAAAGCCATAATAGAAGGATACGTGAATGGGAATCACTGTGAAATGGCCATCAAGTTCATTATGGAGATCATGTCTAGGGAGCAGTCAGAATTATACCTTGGCCCATTGATAAATTGCTCCATCAAAACTGATGACAAAGATGGCATGAGGGCTGCGCTTGATTTTGCCCTAAAGATCGACATTTCGGACGCAGATCTCATAAAAAAGCTCGTGCAGGCTGCTCTGTCTCTTGGCGAATATACAATCGGTAAAGAATTGGCAAAAAATGGGCTTAAACTTAAGCCTGCAGACAAAGATCTCATGAAATGGCTAGCTCTTTGCCTTTCAAAGTCCGGAAATTATGGGGAGGCAATAGAAACTTACAAGGATTTACTTACGTCCTATCCTGATGATATTGATGCAACGATAGATCTTATGGATTTACTTTACGAGCATGGAAAGGCCTCTGAATATCTATACGTTGTTGAAAAGATAGGAAGAAACCAGTTAAGGCCACTGGATTACATAAGGTTAATTCAGCTTATGAAAGCATCAGGAGACATAGGAAAGGCAGTAGAATTAGCGAAAGAAGCTTACAAGAAATTCCCGAGCGAAGATGATGTAATTATTGAGTATGCGAGGATCGTCGACGAAATAGGAAACAAAGGCGAGAGTTTCGACGCTTATTCAAAGCTCTTCGATAAAGGTGGAAAGGAGGCGCAGTCATTCATCTTAAACTACCTTTTTTCCAGAGAAAGATATGAAGAGTTCGTAAAACGATTCGAAAGCAGTGATAATGAAGATGTTAAAGATGAATTCAAAGGTAAATTGGCCGCCTCGTTTGTGTACCTTGGTTTCTTTGATAATTTTAATAAGCTTGTAAAAGAGAATAAAAATCTACTAGATGATCCAGATACTGTAGATTCCGTATTCTATAAAGTTAGAGATAAAGAAGCGCTTGAAATATTAAACTCATTGGATATAAAGGGATCTTATGTCTCTGTGGTATTGGATAGGCTGCAGGGAAGGGAAATAAGGGGTTCTGATTATCTCCTTGACTACGCAGTATCGAAGTGCTCAAAATCTATTGCTTATATTTCTGCAGAAACATATTTTAGAAGGATGATATCATTGCCAGATAAGGTGCGGTCCGCTTTGTCGACCAATTGCCTATCTGAGATTTATGATATATTCGATATTCTCACTAAGATAAAGGGTGGTACAAATTCAGGCATATACGAAGATCGGCCAAGATATCTGTACTGTTTTTCCTCAACCTTTATAGATGCAGGAAAACTGGACGATGCTTACAAGCTCCTCCAAAGATATGAAAAAGAGGTCGACCCATTTTATTACTTCACTTATGCAAAGTTACTCTGGAAATCGGGGAGAAATAAAGAAGCATCAAGAATGGTTGAAAAGGCCATAGAGCTCTTCCCTAATATAGATTTCCATATTCTGCATCTTAATGTTGATCCAGAATCTTGCCTTGAATCAATTCAAGCTATATTTGACATAGACGCAGCTATGATCCCCTATGATGTTCTGCAATCACTAATAGAAGATCATCCAGACCTCGTAAGCGAGGCGGTGAATTTTCTTATATCTAGAGGGATAGATGATGTCAGGCTTTTAAGGCTTTCCAGGGACGTTTATCTCAAGAATAAAGATATAGGGGATGCATTGAAGGTATCCTCCCGAATAATCTCTCAGAGCAGTGAATCCAGAGACATTGCAATACATTACAGAATACTAAAGGAGATAGACTTGGATGCTGCCTTGGCCTTCATGAAAAATAACATAGACACGTTCAACGGAAAAGAAGAACTGATAGAAGCCGGAGAACTAATGTACTCAAAGCGGAAGTACGAAGATGCCATAAGTGCATTCCGGAAGGCGATAAGGCTGGGAGTAAATCCCCTTTCCATCCCTCACTATTTAGATTCACTAATAGAAACAGGAAGTTACGCGGAAGCTGAAGATCTTGTTGGAAGGCAGATATCTATGGATGTTTATGCCGTTAAACTTTTTTTCCGTGAAGGCAAGATTTCGGAGATCGTAAATTACCTGACTGACACTCAAGAGAAGGATAATGCTGTTCTTAGGTATATAGTGCAGCAAGGCTGGGATAACCCAGATGTAAAGAAAGCGACATTTGATTACTATAAATCGACTGGTGATACCGAAATAGGGAAGGTTATAGCAAAGAGGCTGCTGAATGAAAACAAACTCGATGAAGCTCTTGAAATTCTTAGGCAGATACACGATACAGACGAATCAGATGCAGAAGCATCAATCATGACCACGGATGTGTTGAGGAGACAGGGAAAGCTAACGGAAGCATACGAAATAGCGGCTTCGGCGGCTGCACAGTGCAGCGATACAGAATGCGAGAAGGAACTTTATCGCAGAATTTATTCAATAATGTACGACCTCGGAATGTATTCGCAGATAGTCAAGATATTTAAGAAAAGGAAAGAAAAGGATAACAACGTCATCCCGTATGTAGTAAAGTCAATGGTGGAATTGAAGCAGTTTGACGATGCCGAAGAAGTGCTGTCATCTTTTAGCACACTTCCTGAGGCAGTAAAGAATGCATTAGAGTCCTATATTAATCAAGGCCGTTACCTCGACCGTTTAAACAAGTATGCATCGCGTGTGCTTTCTCATGAATTTAAAGCAGGAAAAATAATGCCAATCGATGAATCAGTTAAGAAGAGTGATGTTCCAGAGGATATGATACAGGACATACGTGATTTCTTAACAGGTGAGAAATATATCGGAAAAGTAGATGAAAACAAGCTTGAAGAACTATCGGGAGATGTAATAAAAAGAATCGCTCTTAAACTTAAGATCTCTGACTTATCCTCCATTAAAATAAACACAGTTTATGCATTCCTACAAGATGACAGCGCAATTATGGCAAAAAATCTGTATTTATATATCAAGAGAGCAAAATATACACCTCATATATTTACACAAAGCGATGTTGAGGCAATTCGTGGATCTTTCAGTGAAATTGCTACTTCAAATCCGATAGATGTTATAAAAAGATACGGGGTGGGTATAAAGAAAGCTTATGCATTAATAGAAGCTGCTAAAAGCCTACTTCAAAATGAGGATGGATCATTGAAGCAGAATTAG
- the flaJ gene encoding archaellar assembly protein FlaJ, with amino-acid sequence MDTKTKRGFWIGINYSKTNLSLITASAILSIAFYLIYYNTKKTVAAVLFLALAIGAAFFFIKPIVDRDNKKNDINSNIPFFITAFSSLVTSDANIIDVLILLSKKEKLGYLRVEIEKILNLVKNWGMGLAEAINFVAKKTPSDLFSDFLTRFSHAIDSGQDLEEFTRSEVFSTMNSFETAYVSALYSFDLYRDIYVSLLLSFAFLITFIMIMPILIPINVFSVLMLSLIMVALGEFMLVYGISIVLPKDPLWHRTGIKTDTDIKMRNLFLISGTFSMMIFIVIDVMKIMFRIPFYFSFALIVTPLAYPSYVGTKMEREVQKKDEMYGSFIRSLSGSASARGNLLIDALKAIVMHDFGILSKDVNKLYRRLLYRINSLKAWKMFSADTGSHLIEIYSETYAESIDLGADALKSGMVISENFEKIVGLRKRKHSSVTSFVGIMYGITAGLAFSLAISYGILKIIDGIFSSFNLSSLGMTGIFLSPPSSSIFLIEIFLLIILFVHSFIGGISLKVSDGGRIINGLHHTVLMIWIVSFVVYGTMYITTILLGSTVS; translated from the coding sequence ATGGATACTAAGACAAAGAGAGGCTTTTGGATAGGGATAAACTACTCAAAGACGAATCTGTCCCTCATAACTGCCAGCGCGATCCTCTCCATAGCCTTTTATTTGATCTACTATAACACTAAAAAGACAGTCGCTGCGGTTCTCTTTTTGGCATTAGCCATCGGTGCAGCATTCTTCTTCATAAAGCCGATAGTAGACCGGGATAACAAGAAGAACGATATAAATTCTAACATACCATTCTTCATCACCGCTTTCTCTTCGCTAGTTACCAGCGATGCGAATATAATAGACGTGCTTATTCTGCTCTCGAAGAAGGAAAAACTTGGTTATCTCCGAGTAGAGATTGAAAAGATATTAAACTTGGTCAAAAATTGGGGAATGGGACTTGCTGAGGCAATTAACTTCGTTGCAAAGAAAACACCTAGCGATCTATTTTCTGATTTCTTAACGAGGTTTAGCCATGCCATAGACAGTGGGCAAGATCTCGAAGAATTCACGAGAAGCGAGGTCTTTAGCACAATGAACAGCTTTGAAACAGCCTATGTATCAGCGTTATACTCATTCGACCTATACAGAGATATTTATGTCTCACTTCTTCTTTCGTTTGCATTTCTTATAACTTTTATAATGATAATGCCCATTCTAATACCTATAAACGTGTTTTCTGTCCTGATGTTGAGCCTGATCATGGTAGCATTAGGGGAGTTCATGCTTGTATACGGAATTAGCATAGTGTTGCCGAAGGATCCGCTATGGCACAGAACCGGAATAAAAACTGATACCGATATAAAAATGAGAAATCTTTTCCTAATTTCAGGTACATTTTCGATGATGATATTCATAGTAATAGATGTAATGAAGATTATGTTCAGAATTCCATTCTACTTTTCATTTGCCCTCATAGTTACACCTTTAGCATACCCGAGTTACGTGGGAACGAAGATGGAAAGGGAGGTGCAAAAGAAGGACGAAATGTATGGAAGCTTTATACGATCCCTTTCGGGTTCTGCCTCTGCAAGGGGCAATCTTCTGATAGATGCATTGAAAGCTATAGTCATGCATGACTTTGGGATACTTTCAAAAGACGTAAATAAACTGTACAGGAGGCTGCTTTACAGAATAAATTCGTTGAAGGCGTGGAAGATGTTTTCCGCTGATACTGGATCGCATTTAATAGAGATATACTCTGAAACCTATGCTGAGAGCATAGACCTTGGGGCCGATGCCCTAAAGAGCGGTATGGTTATATCGGAAAACTTCGAGAAGATAGTCGGTCTTAGAAAAAGAAAGCATTCCTCTGTAACAAGCTTCGTTGGCATTATGTATGGGATCACTGCTGGCTTGGCATTTTCACTTGCGATATCATATGGTATACTAAAGATAATAGACGGTATATTTTCTTCGTTCAACTTGAGCTCTCTAGGTATGACTGGTATATTCCTCTCCCCACCTTCATCCTCTATATTTCTGATCGAAATATTCCTATTGATAATCCTATTTGTACATTCTTTTATAGGAGGTATTTCGCTGAAGGTTTCGGATGGCGGCAGGATAATCAACGGATTGCACCACACTGTTCTGATGATCTGGATCGTCTCCTTTGTAGTTTATGGAACTATGTACATAACAACGATCCTTCTTGGATCTACTGTCAGTTAA
- a CDS encoding glycosyltransferase, with protein MVFYVSIASLIAVGFSYIGIYKSNELKQRKNCRPKTLVIIPCKGLDLGLEDNLKAITKQNYDRADYLGVVDSLQDESVSVLEKVGINYIISDYTCEKCSGKVKAIATAIKKYTDYDAYVIADSDIRPNSNWLEDLVSPLCNDRVGLSTTFPYFVPIGGLASKVKAVWGTVGQSLMESKLTRFGWGGSLAFEKSLISDKMDYFTSNISDDSALTAICKSKKLDIAYVKEARPAIYTAENFPQFWEWANRQTALSINASPRVFTYGIIFYSLYIFEFFSAVLLTSISLAFVYLFIPVAIGVYRVYERSVIKSPIFAIIYLFIPFIYLANLLKAKRMGEIIWRGRQYKLQKILDP; from the coding sequence TTGGTTTTTTACGTCTCTATTGCATCACTTATTGCGGTTGGTTTTTCTTATATTGGAATATACAAATCTAATGAACTTAAGCAAAGGAAAAACTGCAGGCCAAAAACGCTTGTTATAATACCATGCAAAGGTCTTGACTTAGGGCTTGAAGACAACCTAAAGGCAATAACAAAACAGAACTACGATAGAGCGGATTATTTAGGCGTTGTAGACAGTTTACAAGACGAATCTGTCAGTGTTCTGGAAAAGGTTGGAATTAATTACATAATTTCTGATTATACATGCGAAAAATGCAGCGGGAAAGTAAAAGCAATAGCTACTGCTATTAAAAAATACACTGACTATGATGCCTATGTAATCGCAGATTCTGATATAAGACCTAATAGCAATTGGCTAGAAGATCTGGTTTCGCCATTATGCAATGATAGGGTTGGGTTATCAACAACTTTCCCCTACTTTGTTCCAATAGGCGGCCTTGCATCAAAGGTTAAAGCAGTGTGGGGAACAGTAGGACAGAGCCTGATGGAATCAAAACTGACGAGATTTGGTTGGGGAGGTTCGCTGGCGTTTGAAAAAAGCTTAATATCTGATAAAATGGATTATTTCACATCAAATATCTCAGATGACTCTGCGCTTACCGCAATATGCAAATCTAAAAAATTAGATATAGCCTACGTGAAAGAGGCAAGGCCTGCTATATATACTGCAGAAAATTTTCCACAATTTTGGGAGTGGGCAAACAGGCAGACAGCGCTCTCGATAAATGCCTCACCGCGTGTATTCACTTATGGCATCATATTTTATTCTCTTTATATTTTTGAATTTTTCTCTGCAGTCCTTCTTACTTCTATATCCCTCGCGTTTGTTTACCTTTTTATTCCAGTTGCAATTGGTGTGTACAGAGTATACGAGAGAAGCGTGATAAAAAGCCCAATATTTGCCATCATATACCTGTTTATCCCCTTCATTTATCTTGCGAATTTACTGAAAGCTAAACGCATGGGTGAAATCATTTGGCGCGGAAGGCAGTACAAGCTTCAAAAAATTTTAGACCCGTAG
- a CDS encoding metalloprotease, producing MYGHNLNNEEKDILVSVLALTAAFGIAFRFRSPYGPIFVLAMAFLVSVTAFLMHELAHRYVARSYGGIAYFKMWPLGLLLALLTSVFGFIFAAPGAVNIGGLYRKDQIGKTALAGPAMNIFLGILFYGLSHITVLPVVALIFGYVAAMNFWFGFFNLLPIPPLDGYKVMNWDIYVFLVSIIIALIFVALVVF from the coding sequence ATGTATGGCCACAATCTTAACAATGAAGAGAAGGATATACTTGTATCTGTACTCGCTTTGACGGCAGCTTTCGGTATAGCATTCAGGTTTAGGTCTCCTTACGGACCAATATTCGTACTTGCTATGGCTTTCTTAGTATCAGTTACTGCGTTTTTAATGCACGAATTAGCACACCGCTATGTTGCAAGATCCTATGGTGGAATAGCATATTTCAAGATGTGGCCACTTGGTTTGCTCCTTGCTCTCCTAACTTCTGTGTTCGGTTTTATATTTGCAGCTCCAGGTGCGGTCAACATTGGCGGTCTATATCGTAAAGACCAGATAGGAAAAACTGCTCTCGCTGGTCCTGCGATGAACATTTTTCTCGGCATTCTTTTCTATGGCCTATCACATATTACTGTTTTACCTGTAGTCGCCCTAATATTTGGATACGTTGCGGCAATGAACTTTTGGTTTGGCTTCTTTAATTTGCTACCAATACCACCGCTTGATGGCTATAAGGTGATGAATTGGGATATTTATGTATTCCTCGTCTCGATAATAATAGCCCTGATATTCGTGGCGCTGGTGGTTTTTTAA
- a CDS encoding elongation factor 1-beta — protein MADVLVSFKLLPSDSDVDTSVMESEVKEKLNGVCKINNIEEKDIGFGLKYIHLEVIVEDKEGEVDRIEKVLSMVKGVGEINTENVSLI, from the coding sequence ATGGCAGACGTACTTGTTTCATTTAAACTTCTACCGAGCGATAGCGATGTTGATACCTCAGTTATGGAATCAGAAGTAAAAGAAAAGTTAAATGGCGTATGCAAGATAAATAATATCGAGGAGAAGGACATAGGCTTTGGCCTAAAGTACATACACCTGGAAGTAATTGTGGAAGACAAAGAAGGGGAGGTGGATAGGATAGAAAAAGTTCTATCCATGGTAAAGGGAGTTGGGGAAATCAACACTGAAAACGTTTCTTTAATATGA